The genome window AAGCAGAAAAGTAACGCAAaagaaacatatatatatatatatatatttatatatctattATCTTTAAcattcattttctcatttttaagcACATCACAACCAAATACTTAAGTCCAAAAAGTAAAAGAGGTTAAACAAGGTTTTCTTTAAGATACAcaattcatttatttccttGTCATTCTTTCCACAGTCCCCCAAGAAGAGATGTCAAAGGCAACTGTAGCCAATTATTTCACACACTTTGCTCACCATAGTTCGGTTTCCTCAGTTACAGCAAACCAAGGAGGAGGAAAGagaacaaacaaaccaaatgatATAATGAAAGATGTGGAAAATTGGAGGAAGGGTCATCctgctgaatgaaaatcaaatctTGTATTGAGGAATATTAATATACTGGTTAACGGAGAGAAACTCAATACTTCAATGCTGGCATGGAAACTAGCCGGCAGTGAAGGGCTAAAATATGATGTGCAAGACCTGGTTAAACAAAAGAGTCCAAAACAGGAACCCATCACTTACTTAATGCAGCTTCAGTCCTCAGTCAAAAGTCTTCAATATGTAAGGATGCAAGTCAAGGTCCAGGGATTCCTCATTAGCACATCGTCTCGAATGTCCTTAAAACCAGCCTTTTTCAATTTTGCATACAAGCACACAAAAACCTCTTATTTGTTGATTAAAGAGCATGGATTTGAAGAAATGCTTACATGTGAAAGATAAGGAGAGGATAAgcagattgaaaaaaaagaaacgtagCCCCTTCCCAACACTGAAATCTACATAATCCAAGAACAAGGGGTTTGCTGTCCCCATGTGTCCACATCCGGCACAGTCTGCAGGTCCTGATTATAGACCGTCAGTGTCCAGaaacctttctttcttttagtcCACTATTTCAGAAGCACCTTCAGATTTAAACAATGTGGAAACAAATGGTTAAATGGTTTTCTGCAGAGCAGAGGAAAATAAAGCGAGCTGGTGTGAGGGCGAGGGCAGGGTGAGCGCCAAAGATCCTGAGGTGGGTGATTAATAGCGGTTTGTCTTTCTGAAGGGGTCAGGGTTGTAAGAGCTGGATGGTCAGTGTGGGTTAGACGTGACTTGAACCGAGGCTGGCTAACTAGCTAGCCTCACAAAGTCCATACTTGGCGCAGGGTACAAAGATGCTCTGGTCTGGATTCTGAGGTAAAGAGCAGTCTAGAAACAGCGCCAAAGCCAAAGTGTGCAAGAAGTATGACCAAttctttctccattttctcctcctgatcattctttttttctgaggtAAAGAGTACAGTCTGGTTTCCAACACAAACATAAGAGCTATTTCAACTTGACATCCCTTTATATACTTTCACACCATTCATAGATTTGTAGTCAAGTGCTcctcaaaaaaattataatttcttttctcaaaTGTTCCTCTCATCgaatttattttacttgcaACAGGCATCTTAGCAAAAGGGATATGATCAGACCAAGAGGAGCAGGGGAAAATTGGAAAGTGAGCCAATTTTAAAATGGACCAAATTTAGGTTtgtatccaaaaaaaaaaaaaaaaaaacttcaaaaaccctgaagaattaaagaaaaggaaaaaaatcatatccCTGTTAGTGCTGACACTCCTCTGGGGAGAATTGCTGCTCATGAACACTCCTCCCCGATGCGCTGGCACGAGCGGCCCACTTTACGGTCCAGCTTGACCATCTTGAGCACAGCCTCCTGACGGCCGCGCCCCTGGTGGTCAAAGAGACAATCGTGTTGCTCAGGAAGACGATGGAGCATGCAGAAGATGAAGCCTGGACAGGAAGGGAGGGGTCATTGGTATGAGAGGGAGACGGTCATTTAATTTACTGcattcaaaaaacataaaaataacaactgaGCATGTAAAAAATACCACACACAACAGACCGGATTAGACTTTAAATAGTTCTGCTTGCCGTTTTCTATTCTGATTCTATTCAGCAGAGAACAATCGTCTTCCTCACAGACTCCGCTGAAGCAATAAATCTGGCCGATAAAGTATGCTCAAAACGGTCAGAAATTATTGTTGGCTCTATTTGTCAGAAATTGCTTAATTAATACACATTATAACACTGCAGCCCTTCAATAAATGGTGATTAAAAACCCAGTTTGACATCTGGCTGCAACGCAATTAAAACCCGTATGACGACTGCACAAAAGAAGGAAATAGCAGGCGGAAAGTTGGGCAACAATGGGACATAATTTTCCTCCGATCAGAAACCACACATGCAAAATTAGCCACCAAACTCTTTTGATATTCTAAGCTCTACTTAATTAAACCTTTTGACAGTATTAGTGAGCTCATTATTAATGAactaacttttcatttttttacttttcactttttaacacattttgatgAAATATGTCAGCAAAGGTCAAGTTTTTAAAGATTACACATCCTTATATTTGGGTTttcctaaatatttaacttaaaagaaataagcaaaaaaaagctaaattaaaagtCATTGTGTCCGTCACCTTTGACCACTGAATGTAACACAAAAGAACACTGACTAATCCACAACCAAACCTTACTGACAGTGACTTAAGCTACATAAAATGCATTACTAACCTTTACTGTTGCTTAAAACACATTGAGTAAATTTTAAGTGCAGGAACTCTTTCATTAAatggtaatttattttaattgctatTGCATCTTTTtcaaccacactttttccttccacaccaCTTTCTATATATAGGTTTGGATACAGCAGTTAGGATACAGTAACTTTTTCAGCAAATATCTCTGTGGCTTACTTTTTGTACTGTATGTAAATGACTAAAACATCTGATGAACAACTGTCAAGCCTGAGGTCATCTGTAAGAACCACAAAGCATTTCTGTAtcaaaaatttatttgtttggattggcccattataaaataattttgcttaagAAATTGGGTTTTCACATCAGATACTTGAAATGCATCTCCCTCTGAGTGTGCTCACTCTATTAAGTAGaggttttattgtttgaatagaaacactaaaagaaaaatcacagcTTTTCTAAATGATTGAGATGTGCCTGTATTCACTTAATCTTCTTTAAATACCCTGAACTGATCAGGTAATTATTTCTGTCTAAATATGAAGAACCTgaacagggggaaaaaaaggtgggATTCAAGTTTTTTCCTAACTACATTTTATTCCACTAATTTAAATTGACTCATGTTACTGCTTGTGGACCTGGTAAGTCTGTAACTGCATAATATTCTGAGAGCAACGTGATTCAGAAGGATTTTGTTCTTGGGTATTTTAGCCTCTAATGTCAAAACTAATGAGTTAATTAGCAGTTTAATACCAGAGCCCTTCCCTTATGTCATACTAATACTTAGAAAATTTATATTAGAGGCAAGGCGAATCAAGCAGATGCCTACTGAGTGTGACAACACTGGATCCCTTTCTCTGCTGGCGGATTCTTTCCTCTCCGATTTACAATCTGAAATACATTCATGCTTTCAACTCATTTTCAGATCCTCTTGGCTTACAAACAGCAACACATTCTGCCAGGACCATTagcaaaataatctgaaatgacTGCAACAGTCAAAATTACTATAATTGCCACCATTTCCTCTTTTAGTTTCCTAAAAGCCATGTTTTCACAGTAAGCATTAAACTATTAGGAATTGATGACCAATGCATTGGAAAAAAAGGGGAGAAGTCAATTTCCAATTTAGATATTACTGCACTGGTATAAGGAGGCTGATATTAAATAGCAAAGAGCTTTGACTTTTGAAGTACTTTAATTTGTATGCAAACAAGTTGATTAGGAAGCCAAGTATTGGTTTAAACTGCATTAGGCCTTGTGGTAATTGGCTTATGTTTTATTCGCAGTGAGAAACATTCAAGCTTCCTGCAATGGTCCCCATAGGccaacaaaagcacaaaaactaATGGCAGAGCCAAAACTGAATTGCTCTTCTGCAAATCTTCTAATCCGTAATTAAAACTTTGAGCCAGataatgtaaatgtattttttaatctttaaggCAGGTACTACTCAATGCTGTAGTACACACACATACTTTGGATTTGACCTTTTACCTAAATGAGCTCTCTATGTTAAGATCGCTCAGAAATATTTATCTGTACTTCAGGTAAAGTCAAAGCAAACATCTAATCAATTTAAGTGGTATTccaattttgtaaaaacatatctaactttaaatgctaaaaaagtctaatttataatcttattttactcatttagaAATCCAGAAACCTTTTAACTATACATTTCAACCTTTCCCTTTCAGTTTCCGTATTGACtcattgttgtttctgttcCAAAGGAATTTTAATCTTGACAATTACCCAGAAATCCCATAATTCTAGTTTCAATATGTCATTCAAATCACTCGCtggaaaggtgaaaaaaaaaaagacacgttCATACTGATCCTGTATGTACTGCGcttgaaaaatgtgttaatCAGTGTGTTCGACTACAAATGTACCTAGATGGATCATATTACTGATAATGTCATCATACCACAGCGACAGGAGCCCAGTTCTTGCTGTACCAGCTCCAGTTTAGTTTGGCAGCGATGGCAACGTTTGCGGCTCCGCTGTTTAGAGCCGCTGCGAGAAGAAAATGGCGAAGATGACAAATATGATGACGACGATGAACACTCCTCACCCTCTGGGACCTCAGCCACCCTGGCTCGCTTCTCTGGTGAAGAGTCACTTTCTGACTCTGAGGCTTAAGACACAGGAAAATGTGCACAGATAAAGTAAACAAGATAGGACAAAATAAACAGTTGCAAAAAATTACGATTAACTGCATTTCCAGGAGTTCTTGGTCATATTTACAGTTAATTTTGATTATGCATCACAGATTTATTGTAGCAAGGTTTAACGCTGCTGAAGGTAACTATtataaaaatttgttaaaactgtcactatgtcctgacagtGAGACAAATTCATGAAAAGAATGAATAATTGGTGGCAGAGAAACAACctaatattacagaaaaatagAATTTCTTACAATCTTTACAAGCTCCGCTGTGGAGGAGGAGCTGTAGCGCAGCAGAGGAAAAGGCGGAGGGAGTGTGCTTGTTCAAATTTTCAGGCTAAGCTTATGGTTTTCTCAAAACTCcctgctgcagttttaaaagttgaagcaaacgagatataaaaaaaagccGCATAATAATCAAAACAAGTAAAGATTGACCTGTTTTCTGTAAGAGATTAACATATTTGAAGGTTGTTATCCAATCTAAAATGGGTTAAAGATGAATTAACAACTGTTAACTACTGAAAGAGGGCAAAATGCTGGTTTGGTGTCAAAAAAACGAAGGAGGGAGAAAGCAAGATTAATAGGTCTCCTGTTTTAGATTACATGCCCGACATGAGGGACAGTAGGAGCCTGTAGCAAGCTTCCGCTGGTTGGCTAGAATTTCAACTCAGCTTTTCTCATCAATCCAGCAGACTTTTTCCCCAGCCCTGCCAAAATGCAGATCAGCACTCAATAAATCTCTGAGAACTAGGCCATGCAGTGCAGTCAGACATCCCCCTCCCCGTCCCACTAGCCTGTCTCATCGATCCCCTATATATGCGAGTGTGTGAGTCTGTACATGTGCCGCTTCAAGCTGTGAAAAATGGCATCCTTTTTCCCTTAGCCTTACTATCCTTGTATGTTGCTGTTAATCTATATGGGTTAAAGTAATCTTACAAGtaatttaaattagatttgaaGTTAGGCTAAACAGCTTTAATTTGGATcacatacaataaaaaaaatgtgcaaaaacagtGCAAGTGCaggttttaaacataaatacatatagGCCTGAAATGATGTAACACGTGAATGTGTGTTTAACCCCAACACTCACATGACTCTGTAACTTTAGACAAGAGATCAGCACATTCACACACAGCGGGGAGAGAGTTGCCTACTTACTCCACAGCTGTcttagatcagtggttctcaaacttttttcagtgatgtacccccttaaaaatatatttttagtcaagtaccccctgacacgggcaaaacatttttggaattaaaaagaggtacagtgctgtaaaatcactgtctgatttattaaagccaaacaaagtatatcagtgaacctgacaaatacatccatattgcaaacattgcatggttaaacaaaaaagaaaagcagaagacggtgaccaccaggaaggtataaaaccagtcaaaccgttttattttaaaggatattgaaactaaatactgaatataaaattcagtgcatgaacacacatttatattttattgaactttttacaaaataatttttcccaagacgtATTAtaaggagcctactgattttttaaagatattttgaaaagcttcacgtaccccctgcagtacctccacgtacccccaggggtacacgtacccccatttgagaaccactgtctTAGATCATGTCACGTTGTTTTGCCTCTAACTTACAGTGGCTCTCAAAAGTCTCCACACTTCAGTAATGTAACCCACACGTGACTTTTATCCTGTGCAATTTAACTGAATACATACACTTATTTGGGCAAAAATAGAACGTAATGGTGAAATGGTTGCATAACTTTGCACGCTCTTGAACTAATACTTTGTTAAAGCAACTTTGATTCCAATTTAGTACACATTCGGTTGAAGTTTACAGAGGTTTTACAAATCTATCCGGTTGTGACTTCTCTTATCCTCTTTTGAagtcattgtttttgtcagcttGAATGTATACTTGTGCCAACAATGTagctagaaaatattttaattgtttgtttttttttagctttcgTGAAGACAGAAGGTTCCGTGCCAAAACAGACTGGTATATGGAAATATATTAGCCTCCTCCAccttgacaaaaaagaaaacaaagtaaccccagagcatgatgctaccaccaccatctTTCACTGTGTTCTTCTGGTGAAGTCcagtgttgtttttctgccaaacaaacattacaaaattgTAGGCCAAAAGTTCAAGCTTAATTCACATTCTTCCTCAAGGCTTTGGGAATGTTTAGTCATGTTCTCTTTGGGGgaaaagaaatacatattttttaaattactctAGAATATAGACTGTTGTTACATTCAGATAACCAGCACATTTTGGAAATTCTTGCATTTCCTTCAATGTTATTGTCAACCTCTCTTGTTCAGTTTAAGTCTTCTCTTCTTGTCAGAGATGTTTTATAATAGTTTTGTGATGTcccatttttttccttgtaatATGGTGTGTATAAAATGCCGTGGAATATTTTGTACCCTTTTCTTGACTGAGGAACTTGTACAAGAAGTTCCTTTATTTCCTCTCCCACCTGAGATTAGTGAAAGGATGCAAATGAGCAAATGCAAAAGACTCCTACTAGCTGAACTTTACAGCTTTAATCACAATGACTAAAGGGAGGTGTGAGCTCCAGAAGACTGGagtaattttgcatttttacctTATAAATCTGTTAATTTTTCTTGAGGTTTACAGCATATTTGTTATATAATATTTAGAATACGTTTCAAAATGATTatggaataattttatttcttcacaaAAACCTGAAGTTTTACCTGGTTGGTGCACAATTTTGAGAGTCATTGTAGTTCGTGTCACTTTATGTCTGAGTTGTACATCCTGGCTACTGTTCTAAGTGTCTTTGCCCACACTAGCAAACAAGTAGTTAGCTTTTGTTTGCTCATTCAGCATGAACCACGTATCCTTCCCATCAGAATGCTcccaggaaaaaaacaaatctctttTGGATCTATCCAATGCCCTTGATCCTACTAGGCTCTCAAAAATCAGCTGTGTAAGTGAAAAGAACAAGCGAGTGGTAAAAGACATAACAGAACCAAGGCATACCAGATTCGTATGAGCGCTTTGTGGGGGTGGAAAGTGAAGCCAAGACAGTATCTGTGTTGGATAGTCCTGAAAAACAGACAATACAAGCAAAAAGGAAGCAAAAGTAAGAAACGGCAACAACTTtgaaaaacaactgaatgtGATGATATTGTTTCTTCCCTCTTAAGACTCAGTTTTGCTTTCTTAGATCACTATTTTCTTCTGTCTAGgtctttaaattattaataatagaATAGAGATGTTTCACTATATTACAAAGATTCAAATGAAGCAGGGAGACAGATGGGTGCACTACTGGGTTACACTGAAAAGCTCAGTTTAAAATCAGAAAGCACCATAAACAAAGGCCATCAGACATTTTGCCCATGGTTGCTTGGATACTCTTGTACCATTTTCCACACAGTACCAGCTAAAAAGACCGTGACTCTCCAGTGTGGAATCCATTATTTAAGCTGTGAGGTGTTTTGGTTTTCCACACCAGCTATGATGGATAGCTAACAAAAGATGCTAAAGCTTCCTGTGAGCAGATTGAAACCAAACCAcagatggttaaaaaaacagcttctaTAAAAGccctacaaaatatttttttatacgATGCATAATCTgctatttcagttttaaatctcAGAACATTTTTACCTTTCAGTGAACTTTATACATAATTGACTCCTTGTTCTAAGGAACCCAACAGTTACACACACATATCGGTGAGaattagaaaaacaacagtaataCTAAACAATTTAATggtaatgaaaaaaatactttctttaaaatcacataaatttatataatttgTGAATCTAAGCAGATAAACTAGCTTCAACAGAagtttttttcaaagataaaaatatatatgcaatATATTGCATGAATCTAATATATAGTCAAAATTATTCCTGCAGTTATTTCACAGTTGACAAGGttagtgagttttttttttaagttccaCACCTCAATTTTAGTGTTACTTTTTTTCACCTGTGCCAAATAGACcctctacaaataaacttgtcACACTATAGGGATGACGGATGCCAGGGCAATTGTAGGTGTCCTATTTGGACTTTTGCTTCTGAGAAGACATCCTTTGTTATCACTCTGTTGGTGTCTATAAGGACAAGTGGAACTTGCTTCTTCTGCAGACATAGCAATCAACTAAATGCTATGATACAgattttgttcaataaaattgaaaattttgtattttaactcACTTTTGGtgatttaatttccttttaacGCCTTATATCACCATTATGCACCTCTTTCaatgttttgtgtaattttgatCAATTAGATTTTGACACTAGTTAGATagtttaaaccaaaataatgaacaaaaagatCTCAGGAGAATGGAAGTACACTTGCCCAAGGTTACCAGCAAAGGGGGCAGAGCAGTGGAAGAAGTACAACCCAGTACTACACTCAAACGCATAATGCTCTTTTGGAATAAAGATAGGAGGATAACTAAAGTTAAAATActgtaaggattttttttttctgacagaccAGAAGCAATTAAGAGGATGATAATGTTTGAAGACTTAAGAGTAAAAGAGACACAAAGTGAGGAAGATTGAGCTGACTAAAAGGTGAGTCTTAGCGATCCAGATAAGAATGTTGTGTCATTTGTAGTAATTTTGGTTATTAAGTAAAATGAGtgatttcaatgtgttttgcaTAGAAATTCATTTTCTATGGTGTCTATGTGCTTAGAGACATTTTCCTAGCAGGAATAGAATGATGTGGATCTCTGAGCTAAATCCAGAATCAACACTGGAAAGGAAGAAATGCTGCTTTGGCATCGGATTGGACAGATCCTGACTGGTTCCTGTATATTCACAATATGGTTTTGTTTTCCCACAAAAGCCAGCAGCACAGGTTTTGGCACATTTCAAACAAGGaagcaagcaaacaaaacattttttttgagtTGGTGCTGAAAAGCTCGTTTTCCATCTGTGGTCAGGAAGAGAGTTTTCACCATCTGActcaaaatccaataaaaatgtgtttttgagatACCTATCTTTGTCCATATGTCTCAGAAAACCAAATcacaaactgtaataaaaagcaTGCTGAGCAGcatattttaggaaaaaaataaaaacaaaacctttgttCTTACCATTCTGAATATGAACAGATGCCACTCCAGTCTCTCCTGGCGAAGGTTCTTCTGAAGTGTTGGATCTTGACATCAGGGACTGACtaatgctgtttgtttcagTACAGAAGATGTCCGTTTGACTGCTGCTGGTGCTTGAAGAGGTCTTTGGGGCACAATCATCGTTTGGCTGTTTCTTCTCAGTGTCTATGAAGAAATTGGCAggttgaaatgtgttttcttcttgTCTCAGTCTACTTATTCCAAAAGAACTTTCATGTTGTCAAAATTAACAGGGCAATGTTTCAAATATGTGTGGCACAGAGTTGCATCTTTGGATGATGAACAAAATTGAACAGATTTTAGGTTAAGAGCCAAGACTTTCTGGCATGTGATTACAACCTGAGCCaggtgaaattaaaatgttctggagATAAAATACCCAGAgatgcataaatataaatattctgTAATACCAATATGCAATTTTTGGACATACTAATGACCAAGTTTTAGTAAtcagaaaaacagtcaaatgaCATCTTGAGATTATGTTTTAAACACTagccttttattttattgagcaTTTTATGAAGAAATACTTGAAGGCCTTTTAACCCTGTagtagagttttttttcttcacatatttACTAGCCTATATGAGTgagtaaaagtttaattttatatgACATTTGCCCAGACAGTGGTCACAAAGTGTTTCACAGGAAAAGTATATTCAACAAAATATACAGCAATCAATGCACACCACATAAAATGAATACAATAAAACCATGAATGCACATTATAAAAGCTTATACAGCAGTATCTGTGAAAATTGTAAAACCATATTTTACAGGCATCGTTAATACAATACAGTCCCAGCTTGTTTTCCTGTGTAAACTTGTAACAAAGCTATTTAGAAGACcgcataaaaatatttaatcaaaactgCTCACCACTTTCTAAAATGGGACATTTATTTACGTAGAGACAAGTAGCATTAACTCGACTTAGTGTACTCCTTTTTTAATACAGTAAGAGGTAGAATATACCAAGCACAAATGCATAGATGAGAATAACTTACCTGCGAAACATTTAGAGCACAGATTCTTAGTTTTGCTTGACCTGGGGGGAGTAGAGAACATTTTGTTAATGACATCTTCAGTGattaacagagaaaaataaacacctgAGCTCTAGGATTCAATTTTATGGAAGATTGCAAGACTAATTGATCAAGCCGTTAACCAAGGTCTGCTTTGCAACAACAGAAAGTCTCTCTCTTTAAGAACGAAATGTAAAATGTCCAACAGCTCATTAAAACCATGGCCAAAACAagaaattaactaaataaaataataaaaaggctATAGAAGAGAATGGAGTGGAGATCAGTACATGTTGGCGggttaataaaatacaaaacacaaccAAAGTAAGAAGTAGTACAGAAATACAAAGATTACGTAAAAtgagtatttattttctatgaTGTCTAGATAGGTTCATCATTCAGGTTACAGGAGAgcaagagagagcaagacttttaggagataacaggaaggctgaagtTATTACAGTAATGTTACAGCagagttttaaactttttcacatcaacATTTCTCTGTGATGGAACATGCTGGATTTTAAAATGCAGGCAGTCTTTTGAAAATCTCTAAATTAAGGTAAAAGTCCACATTTCTTTGGGAATATACAGAGTATAAAGTTTACAGTTAGCAAAGCTAATAGTAATTAATGTTATCTTTTTACGACTCTGTACCCCCAATAGGAATTATCAATGTCTGTCCAGGgagaaaggacagaaaaaaaattatcttataTGCATTTTATATTATAGTTAAAGTGAAAAGAGGATTAATTAAAATTACTATTGGTTTTATAAGAACAGGAACTTGGAAAGTTAGGCACAATACTTTCATTATGGAATCTCTAATCAGCagttatttcaacttttaataaaactttagtCCTAAAATACCATTACTTACTCCTAACAGAGTAATCTTAGAGCAGCAGATGTTTGGAATTAGCAATTATGttccaaataaaatcaaaagccGGGTACCGTTTTGGCAAGGCAGACAGATGACATGACAACTGTTTAAACAGTTGTTGCTTTTGCAACAACTGTTAATAAAACACCTCAAATAACCTGACCTGTTCATGaacaacaaaagtattttagttTCCTAGAGCCCTAAATGTGCTTTTTACAGTCCCCAATACATGGCTCTTCCTTCTCATCTTTAAACAGatcttagaaataaaatagcTATTGTTACAGAGTTGACCGGCAAAGCCTTGATGGTTTCAGTAGCGCAGCTCTTTCTCAACAGATAGCTCTAGCTTCCTCCTGAGAAGGCTCTTCTCATTTCCTCTCAGGCCGTCATCCTGACTGTCTGTGCACAAAGTGTGACGGTCGCTGCTATCAGTCACATTCTATTTATTTTGGGCGCTTCGTTGCACACCTTTGTCCTCGTTTCTAAAAGTAGGGTCAGCTGCAGTCAACCAGAGGGGATGGCTGGTATTTTCTAAGTATATATGGTCTTgagtttgaaacagaaaagaggaaacaagaaACTAGGATGAATCCTTAATCTCATGCATGTAGAGAGCAT of Xiphophorus couchianus chromosome 4, X_couchianus-1.0, whole genome shotgun sequence contains these proteins:
- the LOC114143277 gene encoding AN1-type zinc finger protein 3-like, encoding MGDTGSEGSKGPSNVNVLPPRCPCGFWGSSKTKNLCSKCFADTEKKQPNDDCAPKTSSSTSSSQTDIFCTETNSISQSLMSRSNTSEEPSPGETGVASVHIQNGLSNTDTVLASLSTPTKRSYESASESESDSSPEKRARVAEVPEGEECSSSSSYLSSSPFSSRSGSKQRSRKRCHRCQTKLELVQQELGSCRCGFIFCMLHRLPEQHDCLFDHQGRGRQEAVLKMVKLDRKVGRSCQRIGEECS